From a region of the Entelurus aequoreus isolate RoL-2023_Sb linkage group LG27, RoL_Eaeq_v1.1, whole genome shotgun sequence genome:
- the LOC133644696 gene encoding zinc finger and SCAN domain-containing protein 2-like — MSQDIKPEVSNTQEEMCEFQKVRKLMEERLNVTAEEIFGVLERTIAEYEEELSRTKEENKRLQELLDAVFKPQVVLHRADVQRVSVGSHEEEWHTSVGQKELQAPSHIKEEQPWEQLHDEDEAQSLQLHHSQSEENRGAELVTQHITEADGEHCEDINSEPDSIFAPLSDMDDMMSDSSDHSDHIQKPLESKNDSKGDTTHHTNNKHFDCSECGKSFGQKSHFTRHMRTHTGEKPFTCSVCKKSFSRKHVMTTHMRIHTDEKPFTCSTCAKRFKTKYEMMLHMRTHTGEKPFTCSVCKKSFSRKQVMTTHMRTHTGEKPFSCTVCDKTFRFRQNVSQHKCVTVMEAAGI, encoded by the exons ATGAGCCAAGACATAAAGCCGGAAGTTAGCAACACGCAGGAAGAAATGTGCGAATTCCAAAAGGTTAGAAAGTTGATGGAGGAGCGACTAAATGTTACTGCTGAAGAAATATTTGGAGTGTTGGAAAGaaccatagcagagtacgaggaggaactttctaggACAAAAGAGGAGAACAAACGTCTACAAGAACTACTGGATGCTGTTTTCAAACCTCAAGTTGTGCTACACAGAGCAG acgtccagcgggtgtcagtggggagtcatgaagaggagtggcacaccagtgtgggacagaaggagctacaggccccctcccacattaaagaggagcagCCCTGGGAGCAGcttcatgatgaagatgaagctcagtccttacagcttcatcacagtcaaagtgaggagaacagaggggcggagcttgtaactcaacacatcacagaagctgatggagagcattgtgaagatataaactcagaaccagacagcatctttgctccactgtcagacatggacGACATGATGTCAGACTCTTCTGATCACAGTgaccacatccaaaaacctttggagagtaaaaatgactctaaaggtgatacgacacatcacactaacaacaaacactttgactgctctGAATGTGGAAAATCATTTGGACAGAAGAGTCATTTtacaagacacatgagaacacatactggcgagaaaccttttacttgctctgtttgtaagaagagtttctctagAAAGCAtgtcatgaccacacacatgagaatacatactgacgagaaaccttttacttgctcaacTTGTGCCAAAAGATTCAAAACTAAGTATGAAATGAtgttacacatgagaacacacacaggtgagaaaccttttacttgctctgtttgtaagaagagtttctccagaaagcaagtcatgaccacacacatgagaacacacactggagagaaaccatttAGTTGCACTGTGTGTGATAAAACATTCAGGTTTAGGCAGAATGtcagtcaacacaagtgtgtaacagtcatggaagctgcagggatttaa